One genomic region from Epinephelus fuscoguttatus linkage group LG8, E.fuscoguttatus.final_Chr_v1 encodes:
- the LOC125893220 gene encoding RIIa domain-containing protein 1, with amino-acid sequence MAGTGGLSKLDVGVLSPEQQEKLRHFKIKTRIDNEKYLRSHPEVEVLIGDFLREVLLKRPVDIREFAADHFTNPNLHEVIGSKMEGNMD; translated from the exons ATGGCAGGAACAGGCGGTCTGTCGAAGCTGGACGTTGGTGTATTAAGTCCTGAGCAGCAGGAGAAACTGCGACATTTCAAG ATTAAGACGAGAATCGACAATGAGAAGTATTTGAGATCCCATCCAGAGGTAGAGGTACTGATAGGCGACTTTCTCAG AGAGGTGCTTCTTAAAAGGCCTGTGGACATCCGCGAGTTTGCTGCAG ATCACTTCACCAACCCAAACCTTCATGAGGTTATTGGCTCCAAAATGGAAGGAAACATGGACTAA